The genomic stretch TAGTATAATCTAAAAAGGATAGATGTTGGCTAACTTTTAAAGCTGATAAAAACATGATATGCTATGATTAAAAAAAACAGAAATAATCAAAAAGGGGACATTAAAATGGCAGCTAATAGAATAATTTGCACTAAGAATAATGTGGACTACGTGTCAATCAGAAAGGCAATGACGGCAGGTGCAAGAACAAAAGAAGAAATCGCGGCCAGTGCAGGTGTTTGTACTGAATGTGAGGGCTGTCAATCCGAATTAGAAACTATACTTAGCTCTGTTTGCGGATGTAAAAAAGTTTCCTTGGCAACTGTAATTGAGGCAGTTAAAGCAGGTGCCGATACTGTGGAAAAAGTTAGCGAGGTTACTGGAGCGGGTACAGGAGTAGACGAGGTCACTGGTGAGGAATGTGGCAAGTGTAAGGGCTTGATTCAGAATATCATTGATTTAGGAAGATAAAATTCTATAACAATAGCCAGGGTGCAGTTCAGTATCTGCCCCCTGGCTATTTTTCGTTTATATGGTACTGTATAGGGTTTCCATGGTACTTTACTACTCTTAATTCAAAGCTTTCTCCAAAATTTCATTCAGCCGATTAACCATACTCCTAGGATCGACAATGATTCCCGCTGCAATCTGAGCATTAGCAAAAAGCTGTTCCGCGGCTAGTGGAGCAAAAGAATCTTCCTGCTTTCTCAATTCGTTCAAACGTTGAATCAAGCCATGTTTAGGGTTAATCTCCAATATTCCAGCCGGTACGTCGTGAAGATCGCGATTCATCATCTGCATCATCCGCTGCATGCTATGGGTTCCATAATGACTGAGGATAATCGCCGGACTATCCACCAACCGTTTGGACTCACGAACTTCTGTGACCTTGGCCCCGAGTACTTCTTTAAGCCAGACACTGAATTCGTTCAGTTCCTCTTCGGATATGAGTTTATCTCCCTCCGCGTTGTCCGTATCTACCAGCTTCAAATCCTCTTGGTC from Desulfitobacterium dichloroeliminans LMG P-21439 encodes the following:
- a CDS encoding (2Fe-2S)-binding protein; this encodes MAANRIICTKNNVDYVSIRKAMTAGARTKEEIAASAGVCTECEGCQSELETILSSVCGCKKVSLATVIEAVKAGADTVEKVSEVTGAGTGVDEVTGEECGKCKGLIQNIIDLGR